Within Candidatus Thorarchaeota archaeon, the genomic segment GCCCAGATCAATCCACCAGTTGACAAGGATGACCACTCTCTCTCCTTGTTGCGTGGCCCTTTGAGCAGCCAACTGGATTGCACTGACATTTCCCCCATGCCCATTGAGAACAATGAGGTACTTGAACCCGTGAGCGAAGACGCTCTCCATAATGTCCGTATACAGATCAATTATGGTGTGCGCCTTAAGAGAGAGGGTTCCCTCAAAGGTCGTAAATGTCCAACTATTTCCAATAGGAAGTGCTGGCAGAACAAGTGCATTGGTCTCCTGAGCCACCTTCTGGGCCAAATATTCTGGCATCATCGTATCTGTTCCAAGAGGCAGATGATCTCCGTGCGCTTCAAGAGAGCCGGTCACCATGACGACGACCTCTGTCTTGCTGGCTGCCATTAGAAATTTCTTATGCGTGAGCTCATTCCAAAGAGGCATGATGTCCACATATTCAGAACGTGGAATCTGGCACTTAACTGTTCGCTCATGGTACATACTCATCAATCGAAAAGGTAATTAATCCAAGTGAACGACTTCGCTCTTGCCTGTAATATCTTATCACATGTAGCCCCGTGGTGTAGCGGTCC encodes:
- a CDS encoding creatininase family protein, encoding MPLWNELTHKKFLMAASKTEVVVMVTGSLEAHGDHLPLGTDTMMPEYLAQKVAQETNALVLPALPIGNSWTFTTFEGTLSLKAHTIIDLYTDIMESVFAHGFKYLIVLNGHGGNVSAIQLAAQRATQQGERVVILVNWWIDLGKAAREEVLETYEGHAAEDETSEVMYVRPELVDMSSVMAARTDTRFRIISGAYREELYQSAIWGDPRTATPEKGKRIVDEAVEELIELIHELEKGKLPLSH